The segment CAATTTTAAATATACTATTCACTCCCTAGCCATTGGACCTTTTAGACCTCCATCAGTTGTCTGAGGAGAAGAAGAGGGCGCGCCGGTGCAGGGGAAGAGGGAGGGCAGCAGATCTTGGTGAAGGAGAAGAGGAGGCTCTCGTGCGACCTCTACCGACAGTTAGAGAAGAGAGGGCGCCCGCCGATGTACGAGTAGAGGAGGGACGATCTTGGTGTCCACATCAGGATCTCAATGTTTGTGTCAGGGCCACATTCGTGTCACAACGCACCACATGCTTCGCCTCCATGGTGAGCCTTGTTGCCAGCTCCGCTTAGATCCATGCCACTCCACTGTGCGTCGGCCGCTAGCTCCACCAGATCCACAACAACTCCATGAGGATGCGACACTAGATGTGGAGATGGAAGATGGGGAGATGGGGAGGCAGAGGAGACGAGGATGCGAACCGATGGAGATGGAGAGGTGGATGCGGCCTCTGTCCATGACCGAGAGGATAAGCTTCTGAAGTTTAAcctgttcgcttgtcttataaactatactttttctgccagctaacagtgtttttctctcacaataaatcagcgaacagtttCAGCTATGACATTTTAGACCAGTGAATAGGCTCCCATCGGCTATTTTTTACCTTTTTATTCATGGAGTGGGAGATAGGGATGTGATGGATGGACGGTTGTAGTACTCATTATAGGGTATACGAGctaaagcaacatttattttgatactccctccgtccacgaaagaatcaattcataAAATCTGTGTcaatcaaacttttttaaaatttgactaactttataaaaaagagtaacaacatctataacataaaatgcacatcatatgaaaatatattctatgatgaatctaaataTACTAATTTAATACCataaattttagcatttttttctagaaatttggtcaaagttaaaaagtTTAACTTAGGGCAACTATTGACTTTTTCGTGAACGAAGGGAGTACTTCTTTTGAATGCTTGGACCTCCTCTATTAAGGGACAGAGGAAGTAGAGCCCAAATCCCatggttgatgactttttacttAATTTCCCCAATAGTGAATGACTTGGATCAACAAAACGCGAATGAAGATGGTCCCGATGTTTACAAGGATGATGTCTTCGATGATAAAGGTGAGCTACTTGTCAAATATTATAAGTCCTATTCGGTTGAGCTTATTTGTCGAACCTGTCAGCTctttaacaatatttttctctcatagcaaatcagcgaacaatactttcagtTATAACTTTTCAGACAAATGAACATGCTATATTATTTTTTACACTGATGTCACGATGTAATTAATGAAAAAATAAGTTAACAAATAATAAATGAGGAAAAAAATATGACTTTGATAATGGATTGTTCAAATGTTGTTATAATTCAAACAAAAAAGttaaatataattttttattcacccaaaaaaaagaaaatgttgGTTTTACACATGCTTGACAAAAAGTTATAAAAAAAAGTTATATATGTAATGTTTTTAAATTAAATATATGTGCGTGATAGAAAAAactatttattaatttattaaaaaacagATTAGATAAATTTAGCTGATAAACTTAAAAGAAAGAAAGGGCAATAACGGTTGCCTTCTCTGGTGGCTGCCAAGCCCATCAAAGCCTAtttgatttggtcaaatttttttttcatgGTGGGTTCTGGCGAGACATTTGGTCTAGGTTTGGTCTAAATCGCATAAAGCCTAGCAAAGCCCTACTTGCGAATCCTTTTCCGAAATCCCACACCTATGGcgatcggcggcggcgggagctgGAGTATCCACGGCCGCGCTGACGTCACATCCCGTTACGAGGTCCTCGGCCACGCGGGCTCCGGCGCCTACGCTGACGTctaccgcggccgccgccgatcCGACGGTTCCGCTGTCGCGCTCAAGGAGGTCCACGACGCCGTCAGCGCTCGCCGCGAGGCCGAGGCTCTCCTAGCCATTCCCCCTTCCCCCAACGTCGTCGCACTCCTCGACCACTTCCCCGGCGGCGACTGCGACGACGATGTCCTCGTCCTCGAGTGGCTCCCGCTCGACCTCGCCGCCGTTGTGCGTGATGCGAGGAGGCGCGCGGGCGGGGGCGAGGGACCGGGAGGCATCCCCGCCTCGCAACTCAAACGGTGGATGCTGCAGGTGCTTGAGGGCGTCGCCGCGTGCCACCGCGCCGGCGTCGTGCACCGCGACCTGAAGCCTGAGAATCTGCTCATCTCGGAAGACGGGGTGCTCAAAGTCGCCGATTTTGGTCAGGTTAACATCTTTGAACCGTGATTAGCCTCAATTCGTCGGTTGGAGTGGTGTCTTTAGTGAGTATGCGGCTTAAGGGGTGTTTGGTAGGAGGTCTTTAGTGAGTATGCGGCTTATAGAGTAATTAGCCTCAATTCGTCGCCTGAGAATATTTTAagcggtagcattttcgttttatttggcaattagtatccaatcatggactaggtttaaaagatttgtttcacaaattattctctagctgtgtttttagtttgttaaatagtttatatttagttttctatgtgtccaaatattcgatgtgataggtgttaaaaaaaatcaggagcaaccaaacaaggccttaggaagGTTTGTAGATTTGAGGTAGTATGCAGCTTAGGAAGGTTTATAGATTTGAGGTAGTATGCGGCTTAGGAAGGTTTGTAGATTTGGGGAGACTGAGGTAACTAGTGTTTGCATGTGAATCGTCTGTTTTCGCTCAGTAGTAGTGACATTGTTTAATTGGTATATCTGTTGATAATTAATGGTGGGGATAATGTTACGCAAACGCATCGCGCGGAAGCGCGAGCGTGCAATGTGCCGCGTCTTCTTCCTCACGCCCCTCTCCCTCTTCCTCCCTCTCCCACATGCCCTCGCCTCGCTGGAGAGGAAGAAGATGACGTGGTTAGGGTTCCGGTGACAGTGAGGTTAGGATTTCATCTCCCGTGATTTTAGAAGGGGGTTCGGGGGAGGCGTCGGCAACATGGTGGTAGTGGCGGGTTGAAGGGCGGTGAGCGAGGCTGTGGAGGCGCCGCTGAGCGGGTGGCAGGGGACAACCGGTTTGGCGGGCCTGGCGCAGTAGAGCTCGCCGGCACTCTGCCTTGGGATTAGGGTGGGCAGGTTGAGGGTGGTGTGGTGAGGCGGCTCACCGCCAgccgctgctgctggtggtgggaGCAGGGACGGGGCCACGGGGGCGGGGTGAGGATGAGGACGTTGGAGCTCGCCAGCACCCTGAGTTTAGGGGAGGGCAGTGTGGAGTGGTGGGGGCAGGAGGTGGGTAGCGGGGTTGCTGCTGGCCGGTGCGGCGTGGGAGGAGGCAGGGGTGGTGTAGGAAGGGCTCGTCACGGCGGCGTCGGGAGTTTTAAGACAGGTCGTGCGATAACTCCATCCATAATGTTAACTTGATCTGTACTGGATATGTTGAATTTGCTGGATTAATGTAAAGTTCATATTCCTTTCCCCTGTTATGGCGGTTGTTAAACATCAAAGTGAGCTACTCTGCAGTCTCCAACAATGTTTCTAGCTAGCACCTGCAGATAGCTACATCTGGTTAGTTTTCAGTTAGGGGCATCACTTGAGAAACATACTTGTATTTCAGCTAAAAGTTCACTTGAGTGGAAACATTGTTATAGTAGGATAGGAATTGGGGAAGGTAGACAGCAGGAGGATAGGTTTAGATGAATTTACTTCAGAGGTTCCTTTTTCCTCTCCTCTAACTGAACTCTCGCTAAATAGTCCTTCCTTGGAGCACGCGTGCGTCGTATCTGTTATGCCACCCAGTTGGGACCCTTCTTGCGCCTGCACAGCCGTCTGGCCCTTGTCCCCCTTCTCGCCCCTTCTGGTGTACAGTAGAGGTGTCGATGCTGCTGCTAACATATAACTGGGCACCTTATTAGTTATATAAAACAAAAGCACCTGGTTACCTTATATGTTGCAGAGAGGACTAGTTTTATAACCTAGAAATTAGTGGTTTACGAACTGAAATTTGCTAATAGTTACCAATGATAACTATTCAATACATGTAATGTAATTCAAAGTATTAAGTGTTCATTTTCCAATGGGATTTGAATATTTGCTTCTTTTCATTTTGGGTAGCTGCAAGATATTTCATACGATTAATAAAATGTTGATGCAGCTACCATAATTAAGGTATAGTCTTGTAGAGATGTATTTGATTTCCATATGATATAATGGCCTTTTGGGTAAATGACTTATAAGTTATAACTAATGAGAAACAATATATGTGTATGGAGGAGGGACATGGTTGTGGAAGGACAAAAGGTTATACATTTGTAGAGCTGGAACGATTATTTAAAGTTTTATAAGTTGGTGGTCTGAATTAGCCCTTCCTAATTACATTCCAGAATAATAGTTCCTAGGTTAAAGTTGAATCTCAAGCTTAAGTATATTGTTAGACAGTAAtattatgtgtgtgtgtgtgggtccAGCGCTAGACTGTTATAGCCGGCTGGCCCTTGATTGATTTGGTAGAGAGATTTTAGGAGATCTTGATTGGTGCTATTTCTATAAACCTCAAGATCTCCTCTACCTCTCTTTCAATCAATCTACTATTCCACACAATCTCATTTGCTTTCATATATAAATAACGGAATGATAATTGGTTGATTACATCTATACTGTGACCGACGTGCAATGATGTGTATGGAGTAATAAAATGGGTAATTAGAGATATTGGATTCTGCAGCTTTGGTCTGGATTTATTACTTCCTCTGTTTTTGAATAATTGACAACTATTTTACCAAAAATATGTGTTTGCAAATACTTGCCATCCCTTGCTTCCCAATGTGAATTTTCTAACTTCATCCTATCTTGCCTGACACTATCTAGTACCCATGGGCCCAACTCAACTTTCTTTGATTTTCTTGCATGATTTAGTGTCCAAAGCAAGAAATTTCTAGAGCCCAAGCCAACTCACATTGTCTTTTGTGCTATACACGTACTGTAACAAGTAACAACAATGTAGTTTTGCTTACCAAAGGCAATTTGATCCAAGATttgtataaaataaaaaaaaaattgtgcaCAAAGATTAAATCTATTTCACAAAATGTCAAactttatttagtttttttgGTTCCACATTGAAGTAAGTAATTGTCTTCAAGTGTCAACGAGCATGGCTATAGTGGTGGAGATTCAAAGATTTTGGTTGCTGAGCTTCATGCTTGTTTATGAAACAGATTCTCTTTTATAACAAATCATGTAACAGGTTTTGTTTCACTACTTTAATATAAGGCattatcttttctttttccttgaaCTCCCAAGAGAGCTGCATTTCATCGTATTAAAGAAGAAAAAGTGGTAACACCCGCACACAAGACAAAGTTCTAAGGTTACATTTGCGCCATTGGCTACTAAATTAATGACTTTGACCTATGCATACCCTTCCTCTGGTGCAAGGGCAAGCAGGTAGGAGATACCTTGAGCCACATCCGTACCCCATCAAATCCTCACTAACAAAGACAAGCGCTCCATCAAGATTAGGAGAAATACCATAAAAACCCATCAATTGCGATGTTTCCAGATCTACCCGGTCCTGAGATGACAAGGGAATGGAGTCCTTTTTGGGTTCGACCATTAACTTTATTATTTATCCTTGCCAACCACCAATCATCAAAGGAAGTATCTCCAAGCTGTGGCGATAGATCGTGAAGGCCAACCTTTTGTAGTAGCAAGAATCAGAATTGCCTCTCAAAGACACATGAGATTCAGTAAACGCTGAATTGTTCCTTCGCCTTCATCTACAAAGGGGCCATCTAACAGTTAAGAAGAATTAACCAGCGATAATATAAGTCATTATTGCTGGTTAATTCTTTGTACCTGTCTAATCAAGAAGTACCTGAAGCAATAAAGTTAAACTTTGTGTCCTAAAAGTGTACTTCCTTTTTTCTGAGAATCCATGAGAACTTTGTGACCTCTGTTTTCAATTGGTTggagtttgaccaagtttgcttTTGCTGACACATACTCAGGCTAGGATACTTCAGCAGACAACACCTACTTTTCAAGAAATGCACCCACATGAGCACAGTTCAGGCATGGAAACATGGATTCCACAGCAACCAGCAGTGCTGCAAGGGACAGAAGAGGAACCAACATCTTATGAATCAGATGCTACTGCTGGTCAGGAGCCAGAGACCCTAACTGCAGCTGACTACCTTCATGAACTGGACCTGCTCCGGGCAAAATCCAGCGATGTTGACAAAATGAGCTTGCAGGATGGAGATGCATCCTGTCTTGCCACTTGCAGTACAGGAGACATTGAAGATGATCCATTCCGAGCCTCCGACTCATACAATGTGGAAGGCATAGGTGAAGATTCTGGTGCCTTCACTTCTTGTGTTGGTACTAGGTGGTTCAGGGCTCCTGAGCTTTTATATGGGTCAACAAACTATGGGCTAGAGATTGATCTCTGGTCGCTTGGATGCATTTTGGCAGAACTTCTGAAATTAGAGCCTTTGTTTCCAGGGATGGCGGATATTGATCAGATTAGTAGAATCATCAATGTCCTGGGTGATATAACAGAAGAAACATTTCCAGGCTGTTCAAACTTGCCAGATTACAACAAGATTTTCTTTAACAAAGTTGGGAAACCGGCAGGCCTTGAAGCATGTCTTCCTAACAGATCTCCTACTGAGGTTAGCATCATAAAGCAGCTAATTTGCTATGACACAACAAAGAGGGCCAGTGCTGCTGACCTGTTGAATCATCGGTACTTTATGGAAGAGCCCTTGCCGGCACCTATAGAAGGATTACAAGTCCCGGCATCAAaggatgacgatgatgacagCTCAATGGAAGAATGGGGTAATTACAGGGATGGTGTCTCGGATTCAGACTTTGATGAGTTTGGTAGTATGGATGTCACCAAAACTGACAATGGTTTCAGCATACGCTTTTCGTGATAAAGAAAGACATAGGGATCATGCATGGTCCAATCTAAGACTATATCATGGTATGTATCTACACTGGAGTTGAAATTGCTGTC is part of the Sorghum bicolor cultivar BTx623 chromosome 10, Sorghum_bicolor_NCBIv3, whole genome shotgun sequence genome and harbors:
- the LOC8085371 gene encoding cyclin-dependent kinase F-1 produces the protein MAIGGGGSWSIHGRADVTSRYEVLGHAGSGAYADVYRGRRRSDGSAVALKEVHDAVSARREAEALLAIPPSPNVVALLDHFPGGDCDDDVLVLEWLPLDLAAVVRDARRRAGGGEGPGGIPASQLKRWMLQVLEGVAACHRAGVVHRDLKPENLLISEDGVLKVADFGQARILQQTTPTFQEMHPHEHSSGMETWIPQQPAVLQGTEEEPTSYESDATAGQEPETLTAADYLHELDLLRAKSSDVDKMSLQDGDASCLATCSTGDIEDDPFRASDSYNVEGIGEDSGAFTSCVGTRWFRAPELLYGSTNYGLEIDLWSLGCILAELLKLEPLFPGMADIDQISRIINVLGDITEETFPGCSNLPDYNKIFFNKVGKPAGLEACLPNRSPTEVSIIKQLICYDTTKRASAADLLNHRYFMEEPLPAPIEGLQVPASKDDDDDSSMEEWGNYRDGVSDSDFDEFGSMDVTKTDNGFSIRFS